The Alkalihalobacillus sp. TS-13 genomic interval TCAACGGTTGATTTAGAGAGCTTCCGAAAAAATAGATTCGGTGGTGGTTAGATGGAATGGGATGTATTCTTGAATCCTTACAAACAAGCAGTTGATGAATTGAAGGTGAAATTGAAGGGGGTGCGTGAACAATACCTCATTGAGAATAAGCACTCCCCAATCGAGTTTGTCACCGGCAGAGTCAAACCTGTTGCAAGTATTATAGATAAAACGAAACGGAAAAACATTCCGCTTGATGACATTGATACGGAAATTCAAGATATTGCAGGGATCAGGATCATGTGCCAGTTTGTAGATGATATCGAATCAGTCATCAATATGCTGAAGAAGCGTAAAGATCTTGAAGTAATTGAAGAAAGGGACTATGTCAATCATAAAAAGCCAAGCGGATACCGCTCCTTCCACGTCGTCCTATCCTATCCTGTGCAAACTGTAGGCGGTGAAAAGAAACTCTTAGTGGAGATCCAAATCCGGACACTTGCTATGAATTTTTGGGCGACAATTGAGCATTCTTTAAATTATAAATATGCAGGTGCGATCCCGACGAATATTGAAGAACGCCTTCAGCGTGCGGCAGAAGCTGCTTTCAGGCTGGATGAGGAAATGTCTCTTATAAAAGGTGAAATACAAGAGGCGCAAAAGATTTTCGAGCAAAAAGAACAACGGTGATATACATAAAGGGATGAATTTTGAAGGTAAGGAAGCGATGGCTAATGAATTTTTCGATAATCTCAAAAGGTGACGAGAAATCAGCTAAACTTGAAAAAAGGATTAAATCTTATTTGCAAGATTTTGATTTGAAGTGGAATGAGAAAGAACCTGATATCGTCATTTCAATTGGTGGGGATGGCACACTTCTTCATGCGTTCCATCATTACATCGAACGTGTCGATCAGACTGCATTTGTCGGTGTACATACAGGACATCTCGGTTTCTATGCCGATTGGACACCGAGCGAAGTGGAAAAACTCGTCATCCATATTGCGAAAACACCTTTCCAAATCGTTGAATACCCTTTGCTTGAAGTGACTGTCCGTTATTTGGACGATGATAAGGAAAGCCGCTATTTGGCGATGAATGAATGTACAGTAAAAAGCGTGGAAGGCTCACTGGTCATGAATGTTGAAATCAAAGGTGAAGAATTCGAAACCTTCAGAGGGGATGGGTTGTGCATCTCTACGCCTTCGGGGAGTACTGCATACAATAAAGCCCTTGGCGGAGCCATCATCCATCCTTCGCTTCCTTCGCTCCAGTTGGCGGAAATGGCTTCGATCAACAACAGAGTGTTCCGAACAGTCGGCTCTCCGCTCGTTTTACCGCAGCACCATACATGCATGTTGAAACCGGTTAACGATGTTGATTTTCACATAACCATTGACCATCTTTTCTTATTGCATGAAAAAGTGAAATCCATCCAGTGCCGGGTAGCCGAAGAAAAAGTAAGATTTGCGCGATTCCGACCATTCCCATTCTGGAAACGTGTACGAGAATCATTCGTCAAAGAATGAACCTATAGGTAAAATTGTTAACCAATAGAGGAGAAGCTGCTTCATGAAACCATTGCAATTCACGTGGACTGTTGGGAAGGCTTCCAGCGGTAAATTCCTCAGGGAGTATCTTTTGCAAGAAAAATTCATATCAAGGCAGGCGCTCACTGACATCAAATATGGCGGTGGCGCTCTTTTTGTAAACGATCAGCCGGTCACTGTCCGTCATCAGCTTCAGGAAAATGATCAGGTAACGGTGTTCTTTCCTCCTGAAGAGGTAAGCGAGTCGATGGAACCAGTTGAAATTCCGTTGTCGGTCTTATTTGAGGATGAACATTTTCTGGCTGTAGACAAGCCGGCAAACATGCCGACAATTCCTTCTATGTTCAGGAACACGGACTCCCTGGCTCAAGCTGTCCTTTTCTACTATCAACAAGAAGGGATTTCATCGACGATTCATGCTGTCAATCGGCTTGATCGGGATACGTCCGGTATTGTCATGTTCGCGAAACATCGCTATGGACATTCCTTATTATCCAGACTGCAAAAAAGCGGAGAGATGAACCGGACCTATCTCGCTCTATGTCATGGTGTTCCAGGGGAAGCAAAAG includes:
- a CDS encoding RluA family pseudouridine synthase; translation: MKPLQFTWTVGKASSGKFLREYLLQEKFISRQALTDIKYGGGALFVNDQPVTVRHQLQENDQVTVFFPPEEVSESMEPVEIPLSVLFEDEHFLAVDKPANMPTIPSMFRNTDSLAQAVLFYYQQEGISSTIHAVNRLDRDTSGIVMFAKHRYGHSLLSRLQKSGEMNRTYLALCHGVPGEAKGTIEKPIGRQEGSIIERCVRGDGQQAKTHFEVLQSFGDHALVRLKLETGRTHQIRVHMASVGHPLLGDDLYGGNHALIGRQALHSQSMQFYNPFLEKMIVIEAPVPDDMARLIENQA
- a CDS encoding GTP pyrophosphokinase family protein — encoded protein: MEWDVFLNPYKQAVDELKVKLKGVREQYLIENKHSPIEFVTGRVKPVASIIDKTKRKNIPLDDIDTEIQDIAGIRIMCQFVDDIESVINMLKKRKDLEVIEERDYVNHKKPSGYRSFHVVLSYPVQTVGGEKKLLVEIQIRTLAMNFWATIEHSLNYKYAGAIPTNIEERLQRAAEAAFRLDEEMSLIKGEIQEAQKIFEQKEQR
- a CDS encoding NAD kinase, whose product is MNFSIISKGDEKSAKLEKRIKSYLQDFDLKWNEKEPDIVISIGGDGTLLHAFHHYIERVDQTAFVGVHTGHLGFYADWTPSEVEKLVIHIAKTPFQIVEYPLLEVTVRYLDDDKESRYLAMNECTVKSVEGSLVMNVEIKGEEFETFRGDGLCISTPSGSTAYNKALGGAIIHPSLPSLQLAEMASINNRVFRTVGSPLVLPQHHTCMLKPVNDVDFHITIDHLFLLHEKVKSIQCRVAEEKVRFARFRPFPFWKRVRESFVKE